From one Candidatus Neomarinimicrobiota bacterium genomic stretch:
- the narI gene encoding respiratory nitrate reductase subunit gamma, giving the protein MFDHLLFAVFPYIAITLAVVVGVYRYMTDRFSYSSFSSQFLENRQLFWGSVPWHYGILIILLAHLLAALFPHTWATLIAAPVRLYILEVTGLALALLTLIGLGLLILRRLRNARILAVTSPMDWVLLTVLLVQVALGFWVALFYRWGSDWYLHTAVPWLVSLFKLNPQIQYVTALPFVVKLHMLGGFVIVGLIPFTRLVHIFTVPVGYLWRPFQVVIWNRRAREGQEKQA; this is encoded by the coding sequence TGTTTGATCATCTGTTGTTTGCAGTTTTTCCGTATATAGCAATCACATTAGCCGTGGTGGTGGGAGTTTATCGCTATATGACCGATCGTTTCTCCTATTCCAGCTTCTCATCTCAATTTCTGGAGAACCGTCAATTGTTCTGGGGTTCTGTGCCGTGGCACTACGGAATTCTGATCATCCTGCTTGCCCATCTTCTGGCGGCACTGTTTCCCCATACCTGGGCAACTCTTATCGCAGCCCCGGTACGCCTTTACATTCTTGAAGTTACCGGACTGGCGTTAGCTCTCCTGACTTTAATAGGATTGGGATTGCTTATACTGCGGCGCCTGAGAAATGCCCGAATTTTAGCCGTTACTTCCCCAATGGACTGGGTTCTGCTTACGGTCCTACTTGTGCAGGTGGCCTTGGGCTTCTGGGTCGCTCTCTTTTACCGTTGGGGATCAGATTGGTACCTGCATACGGCTGTTCCCTGGTTGGTCTCACTGTTCAAGCTCAATCCACAAATACAATACGTAACCGCCTTGCCCTTCGTGGTGAAGCTGCACATGTTAGGGGGATTTGTTATCGTTGGACTCATTCCTTTTACCCGCTTAGTTCACATTTTCACAGTGCCTGTTGGCTATCTGTGGCGACCATTTCAAGTGGTGATCTGGAATCGGCGTGCCCGGGAAGGCCAAGAGAAACAGGCATAG